A stretch of Paludisphaera borealis DNA encodes these proteins:
- a CDS encoding TRAFAC clade GTPase domain-containing protein has translation MSNRRTTRLDALEARLTGPKRIALFGHRNVGKTTLLAMFYRQAAGGRVPGVRLAAADAPSAEYLAEKIAQIESGQATTGTLAETELNLRLYHGPARFELIVKDYQGEHVTLGTDEPIQEFFAGCDAVLLCLDPEGSTDPAERRRRQQEIEGLLERYIERSEDLSTDRPVALLLTKFDRVLAREGATAEPTVDGGSPFSEAFVEKLVDQQYGMTRHALRQHAPDGVIFAVSSFGAGSTGNRPPSEIHPLGLEGPLGWVAEQLEARDRSQMEWLWDLAPNDLPRLHRCLTAYEKRYPRSNRTYEFRDRLKQLERRRKLRRLGKLAAAGAAVVSLAVGYDFWGYQTASAFERDPGNSAAAVADRWSGWLTHHHALPFLMPSYAREAANKKAEWTVKASDVQVAAGTIAPDLDARLAGIRDQVPQLAPAIRKVEQARELVRHDDRWKDVYAQANSLEAVDQPETALAALDAFLREFPDTTRRPDVLKLAQSLKETLTTRRTAAERRVVDDLARSESLPNASLAELIDRSRRFLDEHAESPYRSEVQNRLDDYVRKQDESDIGRAREYSARQPTNFATRIERYQEYLKAHQAGGLFISEAVEARDRVLREWDAYSYRQAYDHALAHPDDVAEVARRLRDYLRDHAGGRFADDAKTYLDWWDKISVPGEYRVTLRRGEVGEGVGKYLSGGGPDLGVTIEVGGVVHGPSPIIHNSYRPIWDSTFPRPIVWKFGDPITVRVIDYDWSASELAVFHSRQGDPLAMRILAGTIKLASGGATSLTFSSDFAVPTLTRPD, from the coding sequence GTGTCAAACCGCCGCACCACGCGACTGGACGCCCTCGAAGCCCGGCTGACGGGGCCCAAGCGCATCGCCCTGTTCGGTCATCGCAACGTCGGCAAGACGACGTTGCTGGCCATGTTCTATCGCCAGGCGGCCGGCGGGCGGGTGCCCGGGGTCCGGCTGGCCGCGGCCGACGCCCCAAGCGCCGAGTACCTGGCCGAGAAGATCGCCCAGATCGAGTCGGGGCAGGCGACGACCGGCACCCTCGCCGAGACCGAGCTGAACCTCCGGCTCTACCACGGCCCCGCCCGGTTCGAGCTGATCGTCAAGGACTACCAGGGCGAGCACGTCACCCTGGGGACCGACGAGCCGATCCAGGAGTTCTTCGCCGGCTGCGACGCCGTCCTGCTCTGCCTCGACCCCGAGGGCTCGACTGATCCGGCCGAGCGCCGCCGTCGACAGCAGGAGATCGAAGGGCTCCTCGAACGCTACATCGAGCGTTCCGAAGACCTCAGCACCGACCGGCCCGTCGCCCTGCTGCTCACCAAGTTCGACCGCGTGCTCGCCCGCGAGGGGGCGACGGCCGAGCCGACCGTCGACGGCGGTTCGCCGTTCTCCGAGGCGTTCGTCGAGAAGCTGGTCGACCAGCAGTACGGGATGACCCGCCACGCCCTCCGCCAGCACGCGCCCGACGGCGTGATCTTCGCCGTCAGCTCGTTCGGCGCCGGCTCGACGGGCAACCGGCCCCCGTCCGAGATCCACCCGCTGGGCCTCGAAGGCCCTCTCGGCTGGGTCGCCGAGCAGCTCGAAGCCCGCGACCGCTCCCAGATGGAGTGGCTCTGGGACCTCGCGCCCAACGACCTCCCCCGGCTCCATCGCTGCCTCACCGCGTACGAGAAACGCTACCCCCGGTCGAACCGGACCTACGAGTTCCGCGACCGCCTGAAGCAGCTCGAACGTCGTCGCAAGCTCAGGCGGCTGGGCAAGCTGGCGGCGGCCGGGGCGGCGGTCGTGAGCCTGGCCGTCGGCTACGACTTCTGGGGATACCAGACCGCTTCGGCCTTCGAGCGCGACCCCGGCAACTCGGCCGCCGCCGTCGCCGATCGCTGGTCGGGCTGGCTGACGCATCATCATGCTCTGCCATTCCTTATGCCTTCCTACGCCCGCGAGGCCGCGAACAAGAAGGCCGAATGGACGGTGAAGGCCAGCGACGTTCAGGTGGCCGCCGGGACGATCGCGCCGGACCTCGACGCCCGGCTTGCGGGGATTCGCGACCAGGTCCCGCAGCTCGCGCCGGCGATCCGCAAGGTCGAGCAGGCTCGCGAGCTGGTCCGCCACGACGACCGCTGGAAGGACGTCTACGCCCAAGCCAACTCGCTTGAGGCCGTCGACCAGCCCGAGACGGCGCTGGCGGCCCTCGACGCCTTCCTCCGCGAGTTCCCGGACACCACCCGCCGGCCCGACGTGCTGAAGCTGGCGCAGAGCCTCAAGGAAACGTTGACCACGCGGCGGACGGCCGCCGAGCGCCGGGTGGTCGACGACCTGGCCCGCTCCGAGTCGCTCCCCAACGCCTCGCTGGCCGAGCTGATCGACCGCTCGCGGCGGTTCCTGGACGAGCACGCCGAGAGCCCGTATCGGTCCGAGGTCCAGAACCGGCTCGACGACTACGTCCGCAAGCAGGACGAGAGCGACATCGGCCGCGCCCGCGAGTACTCGGCCCGCCAGCCGACCAACTTCGCGACCCGGATCGAGCGGTATCAGGAGTACCTGAAGGCCCACCAGGCGGGCGGCCTGTTCATCAGCGAGGCCGTCGAGGCCCGCGACCGGGTCCTCCGCGAGTGGGACGCCTACTCGTACCGCCAGGCGTACGACCACGCCCTCGCCCACCCCGACGACGTGGCCGAGGTCGCCCGCCGGCTCCGCGACTACCTCCGCGACCACGCCGGTGGCCGGTTCGCCGACGACGCCAAAACGTACCTCGACTGGTGGGACAAGATCTCCGTCCCCGGCGAGTACCGCGTCACCCTCCGTCGCGGCGAGGTCGGCGAGGGAGTCGGCAAGTACCTCAGCGGCGGCGGCCCCGACCTCGGCGTGACGATCGAGGTCGGCGGCGTGGTCCACGGCCCCTCGCCGATCATCCACAACTCGTACCGGCCGATCTGGGACTCCACCTTCCCCCGCCCCATCGTCTGGAAGTTCGGCGACCCGATCACGGTCCGGGTCATCGACTACGACTGGTCGGCCAGCGAACTCGCCGTCTTCCACAGCCGCCAGGGCGACCCCCTCGCCATGCGCATCCTCGCTGGAACCATCAAACTCGCCAGCGGCGGCGCAACCTCCCTGACCTTCTCATCCGACTTCGCCGTCCCCACGCTCACCAGGCCCGACTGA
- a CDS encoding PEP-CTERM sorting domain-containing protein produces MIKSLLQKTLLGMVLFGLSGALEAQAGSVTLSSTFQGGESVQVKYTGQNSWQSTTAGAFTETPISPGGSAFNAYCVSLNISVGNGPDTIHATTTSPLSSVTNASPYFANSGYSDVGNRLAYLLTQFSATTADQKSAMALAIWDTIDSKFMYRYATTSIDNLYNQYTSFSNYNSHTAYGGTNATLFVVNANDHYQNLIALTSYGSVPEPASIVSAVVGLAGMGLVGLRRRRKAVA; encoded by the coding sequence ATGATCAAATCACTGTTGCAGAAGACCCTCCTTGGTATGGTTCTTTTCGGCCTCTCCGGGGCGCTTGAGGCGCAGGCCGGATCAGTGACCCTCTCGAGCACGTTTCAGGGGGGCGAGAGCGTCCAGGTGAAGTACACCGGGCAGAATTCGTGGCAGAGCACCACCGCCGGCGCGTTCACCGAGACGCCGATCAGTCCTGGAGGCTCGGCTTTCAACGCGTACTGCGTCTCGCTCAACATCTCAGTGGGTAATGGCCCCGACACCATCCACGCGACCACCACTTCGCCGCTGAGCAGCGTCACCAATGCCAGTCCCTACTTCGCGAACTCAGGCTACAGCGACGTCGGCAATCGGTTGGCGTATCTCCTGACCCAATTCTCCGCCACCACCGCCGACCAGAAATCCGCGATGGCCCTCGCCATCTGGGACACGATTGACTCCAAGTTCATGTACCGGTACGCCACGACGAGCATCGACAACCTGTACAACCAGTACACCTCGTTCAGCAACTACAATTCTCACACGGCTTACGGCGGCACCAACGCAACGCTCTTCGTCGTCAACGCCAACGACCACTACCAGAACCTGATCGCCCTGACCTCGTATGGCTCGGTCCCCGAGCCGGCCAGCATCGTGTCGGCGGTCGTCGGACTCGCCGGGATGGGCTTGGTCGGTCTGCGACGCCGCCGCAAGGCCGTCGCCTGA
- a CDS encoding YfbM family protein: protein MSMSGEYLRVSPDELARLRASTASIVDYLYPEDEHEHPRERRLSVDKSWHAIHYLLNGVPWEGEPPRLNAVLGGEPIGDDDLGYGPVRFLTADEVQEVADALEDVPVFVLLESFDHEALNEAEIYPHDWRGDDQERDLVSSHYTELVAFFRSAAQAGDAMLLYLS from the coding sequence ATGTCGATGAGCGGCGAATATCTTCGGGTCAGCCCGGACGAGCTGGCGAGGCTCCGGGCGAGCACGGCTTCGATCGTCGACTACCTCTACCCCGAGGATGAGCACGAGCATCCGCGCGAGCGGCGGCTCAGCGTCGACAAATCCTGGCACGCGATCCATTATCTGTTGAACGGCGTCCCCTGGGAGGGCGAGCCGCCCCGGCTCAACGCCGTCCTGGGCGGCGAGCCGATCGGCGACGACGATCTCGGCTACGGCCCAGTCCGGTTCCTGACCGCCGATGAAGTCCAGGAAGTCGCCGACGCCCTTGAAGACGTCCCGGTGTTCGTGCTCCTCGAAAGCTTCGACCACGAGGCGTTGAACGAGGCGGAGATCTATCCGCACGACTGGCGGGGCGACGATCAAGAGCGCGACCTCGTTTCGAGCCACTACACGGAGCTTGTCGCGTTTTTCCGATCCGCCGCCCAGGCCGGCGACGCGATGCTGCTGTACCTGAGCTGA
- a CDS encoding arylsulfatase — MKKTVALGWLVAMVGLGSSPATSSAASSAADARPNVVVILADDMGFSDLGSYGGEIETPILDGLAANGLRFTQFYNTGRCWPSRAAFLTGYYAQQVNRDPAKRRPEWATLLPELLRTSGYRTYHSGKWHVDGPVLAGGFERSYLVTDHDRNFNPREHFVDDRPVPLPKAEDHYYSTKAIAEHGVSWLAEHEKAHKDEPFFLYIAFTAPHFPLQAPAEDVARYRDRYQVGWDVIRDRRWNRIKQLGIVDGALPAYDPKTLPGWNLSEEELHARIGPGETGVVGPWDALTDEQKRFQTAKMAVHAAMVDRMDRGIGLVVDRLKAMGAFENTLILFMSDNGASAEQMIRGDGHDPKAEPGAARSFLGLGPGWATVSNTPFRLYKVWNHEGGISTPLIAHWPKGIAARGELRRTPGHLVDLAPTIFELARITPPDSYHGEPRPPLPGRSLVPAFAHDVTVPHDFLFFKHEGNRALRAGDWKIVSNGPAGAWELYNLAVDRTETHNLAADQPDRLKALVAIWERQDREYQTQGATGKR, encoded by the coding sequence CGGTGGCTCTCGGGTGGTTGGTCGCGATGGTCGGTCTGGGGTCGTCGCCCGCGACGTCGTCGGCGGCGTCGTCGGCGGCAGACGCCCGGCCGAACGTGGTGGTGATCCTGGCCGACGACATGGGGTTCTCGGATCTGGGCTCTTACGGCGGCGAGATCGAGACGCCGATTCTTGACGGCCTGGCGGCGAACGGGCTGCGGTTCACGCAGTTCTACAACACGGGCCGGTGCTGGCCGTCGCGCGCGGCGTTCTTGACGGGCTATTACGCTCAGCAGGTCAACCGCGATCCCGCGAAGCGTCGGCCCGAGTGGGCGACGCTGCTGCCGGAACTGCTCCGGACCTCGGGCTATCGGACGTACCATTCGGGCAAGTGGCACGTCGATGGGCCGGTGCTCGCGGGTGGATTCGAGCGGTCGTATCTCGTCACCGACCATGACCGCAATTTCAATCCCCGCGAGCATTTCGTCGACGACCGCCCGGTGCCATTGCCGAAAGCCGAGGATCACTATTACTCGACCAAGGCCATCGCCGAGCATGGCGTCTCGTGGCTGGCCGAGCACGAGAAGGCCCACAAGGACGAGCCGTTCTTCCTCTACATCGCGTTCACGGCGCCGCATTTCCCGCTCCAGGCGCCGGCGGAGGACGTCGCGCGCTACCGCGACCGCTACCAGGTCGGCTGGGACGTGATCCGCGACCGGCGGTGGAACCGGATCAAGCAGTTGGGGATCGTCGACGGGGCCTTGCCCGCTTACGACCCCAAGACGCTCCCCGGCTGGAACCTCTCGGAGGAGGAGCTGCACGCGCGGATCGGGCCGGGCGAGACGGGGGTCGTCGGCCCCTGGGACGCCCTGACCGACGAGCAGAAGCGGTTCCAGACCGCGAAGATGGCGGTCCACGCGGCGATGGTCGACCGGATGGACCGGGGGATCGGTCTCGTCGTCGATCGGCTCAAGGCGATGGGCGCATTCGAGAACACGCTGATCCTCTTCATGTCCGACAACGGCGCGAGCGCCGAACAGATGATTCGGGGCGACGGCCACGACCCCAAGGCCGAGCCGGGGGCGGCGCGGTCGTTCCTCGGCCTCGGGCCGGGTTGGGCCACGGTGTCGAACACGCCGTTTCGGCTGTACAAGGTCTGGAACCACGAGGGCGGGATTTCCACTCCGTTGATCGCCCACTGGCCCAAGGGGATCGCCGCGCGTGGTGAACTCCGGCGCACGCCGGGCCACCTCGTCGATCTCGCGCCGACAATCTTCGAGTTGGCCCGGATCACGCCCCCCGACTCGTACCACGGCGAGCCCCGCCCCCCGCTCCCCGGCCGCAGCCTCGTCCCCGCGTTCGCGCACGACGTGACCGTCCCGCACGACTTCCTCTTCTTCAAGCACGAAGGCAACCGCGCCCTCCGCGCCGGCGACTGGAAGATCGTCTCCAACGGCCCAGCAGGCGCCTGGGAACTCTACAACCTCGCCGTCGACCGCACCGAGACCCACAACCTCGCCGCCGACCAGCCCGACCGCCTCAAGGCCCTCGTCGCGATCTGGGAACGCCAGGATCGGGAATACCAAACCCAGGGCGCGACGGGGAAGCGCTAG
- a CDS encoding Gfo/Idh/MocA family protein: protein MFVRTGGKRRDFLRVAASSALLAPLSAPAGKALGAEFRSKNERPGLALIGAGGQGKGDAMGASHFGDFVAVCDVDKNHAEAAKEHHRIGKGKAESYGDYRKVLDRKDVDAVIVGTPDHWHSKITIDAMKAGKDVYCEKPLTLTIDEGKKLCKVAKETGRVLQVGTQQRSDHNKVFLLAVALVRSGRIGKIKKVTAAIGDGPTGGPFAKESVPPELNWDMWLGQAPKVDYIKQRCHSEFRWWYEYSGGKLTDWGAHHVDIGTWALGMENTGPRTIEVVKGELPVEFKNGYPTVADRFNTTTHFLVRATFANGIPLEIRDDTENGVTFVGEGGRIFVTRDRIDLDGGAVGALYKDPVSDSLLRELRKGKPLDGHMENFIKCCGDRGTPVSDVWTHHRALTTCHLANIAIRLGGRKLTWDAEKEQIVGDAEADAMQTRPQRAGYEVTA from the coding sequence ATGTTCGTTCGGACTGGCGGCAAGCGGCGTGATTTCCTCCGGGTCGCGGCGTCGAGCGCGCTCTTGGCCCCCTTGAGCGCGCCGGCGGGCAAGGCTCTGGGCGCGGAGTTTCGATCGAAGAACGAACGGCCCGGGCTGGCCCTGATCGGCGCGGGGGGGCAGGGCAAGGGAGACGCCATGGGCGCCTCGCACTTCGGCGACTTCGTCGCCGTCTGCGACGTCGACAAGAACCACGCCGAGGCGGCCAAGGAGCATCATCGCATCGGCAAGGGGAAGGCCGAGTCCTACGGCGACTACCGCAAGGTCCTCGACCGCAAGGACGTCGACGCCGTGATCGTCGGCACGCCCGACCACTGGCACTCGAAGATCACCATCGACGCCATGAAGGCCGGCAAGGACGTCTACTGCGAGAAGCCGCTCACCCTGACCATCGACGAGGGCAAGAAGCTCTGCAAGGTCGCCAAGGAGACCGGCCGCGTCCTCCAGGTCGGCACCCAGCAGCGCAGCGACCATAATAAGGTGTTCCTCCTGGCCGTCGCCCTGGTCCGCTCCGGACGCATCGGCAAGATCAAGAAGGTCACCGCCGCGATCGGCGACGGCCCCACCGGCGGCCCGTTCGCCAAGGAGAGCGTCCCCCCCGAGCTGAACTGGGACATGTGGCTCGGCCAGGCGCCCAAGGTCGATTACATCAAGCAGCGCTGCCATTCCGAGTTCCGATGGTGGTACGAGTATTCCGGCGGCAAGCTCACCGACTGGGGCGCGCACCACGTCGACATCGGCACGTGGGCGCTGGGCATGGAGAACACCGGCCCCAGGACGATCGAGGTCGTCAAGGGGGAGTTGCCCGTCGAATTCAAGAACGGCTACCCGACCGTCGCCGACCGGTTCAACACCACCACCCACTTCCTCGTCCGCGCGACGTTCGCCAACGGAATCCCCCTGGAGATCCGCGACGACACCGAGAACGGCGTGACCTTCGTGGGCGAGGGGGGCCGGATCTTCGTCACCCGCGACCGGATCGACCTCGACGGCGGCGCCGTCGGCGCGCTGTATAAAGACCCCGTCTCCGACTCGCTCCTCCGCGAGCTTCGCAAGGGCAAGCCGCTCGACGGCCACATGGAGAACTTCATCAAATGCTGCGGCGACCGGGGCACGCCGGTTTCCGACGTCTGGACCCATCACCGGGCCCTCACCACCTGCCACCTGGCGAACATCGCCATCCGCCTCGGCGGCCGTAAGCTGACCTGGGACGCCGAGAAGGAACAGATCGTCGGCGACGCCGAGGCCGACGCCATGCAGACCCGCCCCCAGCGCGCCGGCTACGAAGTGACCGCCTGA
- the pyk gene encoding pyruvate kinase produces MVGNQVEPMGKVRTKIVATVGPASRDPAMLRRLAEAGVDVFRLNFSHGTHDEHTATYEAIREVNRVLGRRIAVLQDLCGPKIRLGPIAGDVVECELDAEFTLSKRPGATDDPHQLTCTYESLADDLEVGQSILFADGAVAMDVVEHRTGWVRLKVTLPGRIRSHQGINVPGASLSVSALTDKDLADLEWTVGREVSYVGLSFVRQAADVTRLRAELDSRGSRARIVAKIEKPQAVANLESIVAEADAVMVARGDLGVEIDVAKVPAVQKQIIDACHRSGIPVITATQMLNSMESSSRPTRAEATDVFNAVLDGTDAVMLSGETAIGAYPIEAVSTMSQIAHEAENLMFTQFRSGAPWTWSVANWPGLYADDEPRRTVSRAGQVLPITEAVVAAASQVSQRLRAALLVVATHSGRTALALSKQRGSTPILALTDDVEVAHAMSLYWGVTPLHNPDLFDTGQVLAFADEWCRERDLIDTGDRVVVVRGVLPANPSHNAILVHEVE; encoded by the coding sequence ATGGTCGGGAATCAGGTCGAGCCGATGGGCAAGGTGCGGACGAAGATCGTGGCGACGGTGGGGCCGGCCTCGCGTGATCCGGCGATGTTGCGGAGGTTGGCCGAGGCGGGGGTGGACGTCTTCAGGCTCAACTTCTCGCACGGCACGCACGACGAGCACACCGCGACGTACGAGGCGATCCGCGAGGTGAACCGGGTTTTGGGGCGGCGGATCGCGGTGTTGCAAGATCTGTGCGGCCCCAAGATCCGCCTGGGGCCGATCGCCGGCGACGTCGTCGAGTGCGAGCTTGACGCCGAGTTCACGCTTTCGAAGCGGCCGGGCGCGACCGACGACCCGCACCAGCTGACCTGCACTTATGAGTCGCTGGCCGACGACCTGGAGGTCGGCCAGAGCATCCTGTTCGCCGACGGCGCCGTGGCGATGGACGTGGTCGAGCACCGGACCGGCTGGGTGCGGCTGAAGGTGACGCTGCCGGGGCGGATTCGATCGCATCAAGGGATCAACGTCCCGGGCGCTTCGCTGAGCGTCTCGGCGTTGACCGATAAGGACCTGGCCGACCTCGAATGGACGGTCGGTCGCGAGGTGTCGTACGTCGGGCTCTCGTTCGTCCGCCAGGCCGCCGACGTCACGAGGCTGCGGGCCGAGCTGGACAGCCGGGGCAGCCGCGCCCGGATCGTCGCCAAGATCGAGAAGCCGCAGGCCGTGGCCAACCTCGAATCGATCGTCGCCGAGGCCGACGCCGTGATGGTGGCGCGGGGCGACCTGGGAGTCGAGATCGACGTCGCCAAGGTCCCCGCCGTCCAGAAGCAGATCATCGACGCCTGCCACCGGTCGGGGATTCCGGTGATCACGGCGACCCAGATGCTCAACAGCATGGAGTCGTCGAGCCGGCCGACGCGGGCCGAGGCGACCGACGTCTTCAACGCGGTGCTCGACGGCACCGACGCGGTGATGCTCTCGGGCGAGACGGCCATCGGCGCCTATCCGATCGAGGCGGTCTCGACCATGAGCCAGATCGCCCACGAGGCCGAGAACCTGATGTTCACCCAGTTCCGGTCGGGCGCCCCCTGGACCTGGTCGGTGGCGAACTGGCCCGGGCTCTACGCCGACGACGAGCCGCGCCGGACCGTCTCCCGCGCCGGACAGGTGCTGCCGATCACCGAGGCGGTCGTCGCGGCGGCCAGCCAGGTCAGCCAGCGGCTCCGCGCGGCGTTGCTCGTCGTCGCGACCCACTCGGGAAGGACCGCCCTGGCCCTCTCCAAGCAGCGCGGCTCCACCCCGATCCTGGCCCTCACCGACGACGTCGAGGTCGCCCACGCCATGTCGCTCTACTGGGGCGTCACCCCGTTGCACAACCCCGATCTGTTCGACACCGGCCAGGTGCTCGCCTTCGCCGACGAGTGGTGTCGCGAGCGCGACCTCATCGACACCGGCGACCGCGTCGTCGTCGTCCGCGGCGTCCTTCCCGCCAACCCCAGCCACAACGCCATCCTCGTCCACGAGGTCGAATGA
- a CDS encoding Shedu immune nuclease family protein — protein MKTLEKIDLDIAQCKSDLVEFKNLLDGKSALSERKDILPFFKSHKHLAALIGSYNAKINQFDRIGNEFILFGDYSCDLVVGDSASRHFCFVEFEDASPTSVFTRKKGKSTPEWSSRFDHGFSQIIDWFLILDDQRRTGLHKSKFEVDVIQYIGLLVVGRRKDLDDAQHERMVWRSERVSVAGRQVNCITFDELYETLALKIKIFG, from the coding sequence ATGAAGACTCTTGAGAAGATCGATCTCGACATCGCACAATGCAAGAGTGACTTGGTCGAGTTCAAGAACCTGCTCGACGGGAAATCCGCGCTCAGCGAACGGAAAGACATCCTCCCGTTCTTCAAGAGCCACAAACATCTTGCGGCCTTGATCGGCTCGTATAACGCGAAGATCAACCAGTTCGACCGGATCGGCAACGAGTTCATCCTGTTCGGCGATTATTCCTGCGACCTCGTCGTCGGCGACTCCGCGAGCCGCCACTTCTGCTTCGTCGAATTCGAGGACGCCTCGCCGACCAGCGTGTTCACCCGAAAGAAGGGTAAGAGCACCCCGGAATGGTCGTCGCGCTTCGATCACGGCTTCAGCCAGATCATCGACTGGTTCCTCATTCTCGACGATCAGAGGCGAACCGGCCTCCACAAATCGAAGTTCGAGGTCGACGTCATCCAGTACATCGGCCTGCTCGTCGTCGGACGTCGAAAGGACCTCGACGACGCTCAGCACGAGCGCATGGTCTGGCGCAGCGAGCGCGTCTCAGTCGCGGGCCGGCAGGTCAATTGCATCACTTTCGACGAGCTTTACGAAACCCTGGCCTTGAAGATCAAGATATTCGGATAG